The following are from one region of the Brienomyrus brachyistius isolate T26 chromosome 13, BBRACH_0.4, whole genome shotgun sequence genome:
- the LOC125706664 gene encoding growth arrest-specific protein 1-like, producing MTNWFCALAIFGWVLVALDAHYVCWQALLRCQQEKDCELAYNQYLAACEANIRGNRRQCPSHCISALVRLNQTRNGPDLETCDCGQDIQCRRAKRAIEPCLPRRHPGDASGIGCTEARQRCEEESNCNSKLTAYLSNCGQLFNGRRCTTRCRTTIQQMLLIPSGMLLNRCVCDGVERPFCEVVKDNMRKLCSFGDKGVSTSYGEMDDVYEDEDYEMKSEREDTQSDSGVPLSGASKLPSCLILLHLAMLIFYWCRHF from the coding sequence ATGACAAATTGGTTCTGCGCCCTGGCGATTTTCGGCTGGGTGCTGGTAGCCCTCGATGCCCATTATGTCTGTTGGCAGGCGCTTCTTCGGTGTCAGCAAGAAAAAGACTGCGAACTAGCCTACAACCAGTACCTAGCGGCATGTGAAGCTAATATTAGGGGGAATCGACGTCAATGTCCCAGTCACTGCATCAGTGCCTTGGTAAGACTAAATCAGACTCGCAACGGGCCAGATCTGGAAACATGTGACTGCGGCCAAGACATACAATGTAGGAGGGCGAAACGGGCGATCGAGCCTTGCCTTCCAAGAAGACATCCTGGAGACGCCTCGGGAATAGGATGCACCGAAGCCCGCCAGCGGTGTGAGGAAGAGTCCAACTGCAACTCCAAACTAACCGCCTACCTGTCCAACTGTGGCCAGTTATTCAATGGCAGGAGATGCACGACAAGGTGCAGGACCACAATCCAACAGATGCTCTTAATTCCCAGCGGGATGTTGCTGAACCGTTGCGTGTGCGACGGCGTGGAGAGACCTTTCTGCGAGGTGGTGAAGGACAACATGCGCAAACTCTGCTCTTTTGGGGATAAAGGCGTCTCCACGTCGTACGGGGAGATGGACGATGTGTACGAGGATGAGGACTATGAAATGAAGTCGGAGAGAGAGGACACGCAGTCCGATTCGGGGGTCCCTCTGTCCGGTGCCTCCAAGTTGCCTTCTTGCCTTATTTTGTTGCATTTGGCGATGTTAATATTCTACTGGTGCAGACATTTCTGA